In the genome of Coxiella burnetii, the window AGAGGGTAAGACGCCTTTTTCAATTTTGACTTGTTGTCATCCTCATCTTTTTTCTGGTTTCATAGGTCCTCTTCGACTTTCAGCCGAACAACTATTAAGGTTAGTTCGCCTCTCGACTTATCCCCGTTCTGAGGAGGGCTCTGGGCATAATCTCTTTGACCAACTCCTAGTGGCTGATCGTAGCGGCAAACAGCTCGTAACTATTATCGACAAGATCCTGCCCTACTTTGATAATAATCCTATCAAAAAAATTGAATTGCTCGCGGAAATATTTCGCACTTATTCTTCTCACCCACCCAAAGCGCTTACCGAACTCTATAAAGAGCATTTGTGGCCTCTTTTAGTTTCGGAAGAAAACCTTTATGACGTCCCTTTCGCCGTTTTGGCGCTTTTAAGGAAAAGGTCAGCAAAGGCGGTACTCAAAGAAGTAATCACGGACAAGCGGAAAAATGATAAATTAACGGACCATGATATTCAAAAAGGCAACGATAGTTCATCCTTATTGGGCGCTGTTGTTAATTTTGATCGGGATGGGGGGAAAATCGTTGCTCTAGAAACAACCAAGACGTCAAAATCGCTAAATAAACGACCTTCTTCTTTCTTTAGGTTTTTTTCCAAGACAACGGAAGACAGGAATACGTCATCCTCGTCTCGCCACCATCATCCTTGAAAGACCGGCTAAATCACGCCGGTCGGTAATTTCGCGATAGCCGTCGGCTTGCATTAACGTCATAATTTTTTCGGCTTGGTCGTACCCGTGTTCCAGTAATAACCATCCTCCGTTAACCAAATAGGATTTAGCTTCGTGAATAATTATTTTTATGGCGGATAATCCATCGGAGCCAGCGGCTAACGCTTCGCGGGGTTCGTGTTTCAATTGTTGAAGGTGCTGATCCTTGTCTGGAATATAAGGGGGATTTCCCACAATGGCATGATAATCACGTCGGGGTAAAGCTTGGCACCATTCACCATGATAAAAATTACAATTTTTAATTTCATGTTGTTTCGCATTTATTTCTGCAATTTTTAAAGCCGCTTGAGAATTATCGGTGGCGTCGATGGTCCAATGGGGACGTTCAACTGCAATCGCTAAGGCAACAGCGCCTGAACCCGTTCCCAAAT includes:
- the prmC gene encoding peptide chain release factor N(5)-glutamine methyltransferase; its protein translation is MLSIKEATKNISQQLTTVSKTPRLDAELLLECVLKKSRADLFAYPEIQLNSSQQKTLSAYVKRRLKGEPIAYILGQKEFWSLNLKVTPDVLIPRPETEMLVEWILKNLPKDEKLRIADLGTGSGAVALAIAVERPHWTIDATDNSQAALKIAEINAKQHEIKNCNFYHGEWCQALPRRDYHAIVGNPPYIPDKDQHLQQLKHEPREALAAGSDGLSAIKIIIHEAKSYLVNGGWLLLEHGYDQAEKIMTLMQADGYREITDRRDLAGLSRMMVARRG